In one Nicotiana sylvestris chromosome 8, ASM39365v2, whole genome shotgun sequence genomic region, the following are encoded:
- the LOC138875993 gene encoding uncharacterized protein — protein MGANIVEDAPQNNRKRKKAAGPKNNPSKKRFNGNCYNYGKAGHRYVDCHAPKKDKKGQANMVEKHEDVDNLCAMLSECNLVGNPKEWWIDSGATRHVCAVSEAFAIYAHVGPEETLSMGNAAMAKIEGCERYF, from the coding sequence atgggagcaaacattGTTGAGGATGCTCCTCAAAATAAcagaaagaggaagaaggctgCTGGACCGAAaaacaacccaagcaagaagcggttcaacgGAAATTGCTACAACTATGGAAAAGCTGGACACAGATATGTAGATTGTCATGCTCCAAAGAAAGACAAGAaaggtcaagcaaacatggttgaaaagcacgAAGATGTTGATAATTTGTGTgctatgctttctgaatgcaacctggtgggaaatcctaaggagtggtggattgattctggagccactcgccatgtttgtgctgttagtGAAGCGTTTGCTATATATGCTCATGTTGGACCCGAAGAGACactttctatgggaaatgctgcaatGGCCAAAATTGAAGGATGTGAAAGATATTTCTAa